The following are from one region of the Lacinutrix sp. Bg11-31 genome:
- a CDS encoding ribonuclease Z, whose protein sequence is MKLNILGCYSATPRTFTNPTAQVLEINNHVFLIDCGEGTQVELRRHKIKFNRIKHIFISHLHGDHFFGLVGLISTMRLLTREVDLHIHAPKGLKEVVTLQMKLANSWTNYNLYFHELTSKFSELIFEDDKVEVHTIPLDHRVYTNGFLFKEKEGERKLDMNAVLNANINVAYYRKLKQGSDVENNDGQLIKNETVTFPPEKPKSYAFCSDTAYKEDIVPIIKDVDVLYHESTFLEQHAHLALKTKHSTAKEAGSIAKQANVGTLLLGHYSTRYDDLNVFKTEAQEYFENVELADDGKVFEF, encoded by the coding sequence TTGAAATTAAATATCTTAGGTTGCTATAGCGCAACACCACGAACGTTTACAAATCCTACAGCGCAAGTATTAGAAATTAATAACCATGTATTTTTAATTGACTGTGGAGAAGGAACACAGGTAGAATTACGTAGACATAAGATAAAGTTTAATCGTATTAAGCATATTTTTATTTCTCATCTGCATGGTGATCATTTTTTTGGTTTAGTGGGTTTAATCTCAACTATGCGATTATTAACACGTGAAGTAGATTTGCATATTCATGCTCCAAAAGGCTTAAAAGAAGTAGTAACGTTACAAATGAAATTGGCAAATTCATGGACAAATTACAACCTTTACTTTCATGAGCTAACTAGTAAATTTTCAGAATTAATTTTTGAAGATGATAAAGTAGAAGTACATACCATTCCTTTAGACCATCGTGTTTATACTAATGGTTTCTTATTTAAAGAAAAAGAAGGAGAGCGTAAGTTAGATATGAATGCTGTCTTAAATGCAAATATTAATGTTGCTTACTATAGAAAGTTAAAGCAAGGCTCTGATGTTGAAAATAACGATGGGCAACTCATAAAAAACGAAACAGTAACATTTCCACCAGAAAAACCTAAAAGCTATGCTTTTTGTAGTGACACTGCTTATAAAGAAGATATTGTACCTATAATTAAAGATGTAGATGTGTTATATCATGAATCTACTTTTTTAGAGCAGCACGCACATTTGGCACTTAAAACAAAACACAGTACAGCAAAAGAAGCAGGAAGTATTGCTAAGCAAGCTAATGTTGGCACTTTGTTACTTGGACACTATTCTACCCGCTACGACGATTTAAACGTCTTTAAAACGGAAGCTCAAGAGTATTTTGAAAACGTAGAACTTGCAGACGATGGTAAGGTTTTTGAATTTTAA
- a CDS encoding type IX secretion system membrane protein PorP/SprF: MKKNKIYIFAIIALSCVFSFAQQLPQFSQYMFNTISVNPAYAGSRETISVVGLHRSQWVGLKGGPSTQTLSIHSPLKNEKLGLGLSIINDQLGYENFVFMYGDFSYTINTSETTKLAFGLKGGFTHYNLDTVDFLEEEEIYSDPFFSDISSRWNPNIGVGLFLHSNKWYVGLSAPRILKTDYNLKGNQDAGPEYLALERIGYYLTGGYVFELNENLKLKPSTLFKVTNGAPISFDINANLLFFEKFWIGAGYRYNQDTATIGTLADFQVSQQLRIGYSYEYFLSDLRPYTSGTHEILLMFEVYKPRKRIKSPRYF; encoded by the coding sequence ATGAAAAAAAATAAAATTTACATATTTGCTATTATAGCTTTAAGTTGTGTTTTTTCCTTTGCTCAACAGTTACCTCAGTTCTCACAGTATATGTTTAATACTATATCTGTAAACCCTGCATATGCTGGAAGTAGAGAAACAATAAGTGTAGTTGGTTTACATAGAAGCCAATGGGTAGGGCTAAAAGGAGGACCAAGCACACAAACACTTTCTATTCATTCTCCCTTAAAAAATGAAAAATTAGGTTTAGGACTCTCTATAATAAATGACCAATTAGGTTATGAAAATTTTGTTTTCATGTATGGTGATTTTTCATATACTATAAACACAAGCGAAACAACAAAACTAGCTTTCGGTCTAAAAGGTGGATTTACTCACTATAATTTAGACACTGTAGATTTTTTAGAAGAAGAAGAAATCTATTCAGATCCGTTTTTTAGCGACATTTCAAGTCGTTGGAATCCAAACATAGGTGTTGGCCTTTTCTTACATAGTAATAAATGGTATGTTGGTTTATCTGCACCTAGAATACTAAAAACAGATTATAACTTAAAAGGAAACCAAGATGCTGGCCCAGAATATTTAGCTTTAGAACGTATTGGTTATTACTTAACCGGTGGATATGTTTTTGAGTTAAATGAAAACTTAAAACTGAAACCATCAACGTTATTCAAAGTTACAAATGGAGCTCCTATCTCTTTCGATATTAATGCAAACCTATTGTTTTTTGAGAAATTTTGGATTGGTGCTGGTTATCGTTACAATCAAGATACTGCCACCATTGGAACTCTAGCAGATTTCCAAGTGTCTCAACAATTAAGAATTGGATATTCTTATGAATACTTTTTATCAGATTTAAGACCTTATACAAGCGGAACACATGAAATTTTACTAATGTTCGAAGTATACAAACCAAGAAAACGTATTAAATCTCCAAGATATTTCTAA
- a CDS encoding OmpA family protein, with translation MKNSLLYILFFFTVSITSAQIKVADNFFKDYAYYQATELYLEVLKKGDTTEHVLTRLGDCYYNNSNVQLASYWYKKAITKYKDVNPEYIYKYIQTLRSLNQFEESKKWTTVFKDRKKNDRRVKEEDVFSIEKFEALESTDRVYVDFKNLGINTKYSDFGSFERDNVLYFASTRVKDSILDEEKIYQWNKEPFLNIYQSGITIEEGTKIVGSPTPIASNEINTDFHESSVAITKDGSTMYFTRINLNKKNKAKYDKGGTSQIKLFRAKKVDGKWKKIEELPFNGEDFSTGSPALSPTEKELYFSSDREGSRGLTDIYKVRINNDETFGTPINLGAKINTEGRENFPFIAKDSTLYFSSDGHLNLGLYDIFESNLLKKDTSEVYIKNLGAPYNSGFDDFAFFIDTETNTGYFSSNREGGKGGDDIYSFGRYECNQIIKGITRDKISSEPLAKVVVTLLDEKGKVLQRETSNEKGEYEFKDVGCDKTYVVLGEKVIYRPDQKDVTTTQESGEEFIVDLYLTPLIIDSEIVINPIFFDYNKSDVRPDAAYELENIVAVMREHPSMTIIIESHTDSRGRVAYNEKLSDRRAKSTRDYLFTRGIEVNRIQSAIGYGESQLINKCSDGVKCSEEEHQENRRSKFIITGGYVK, from the coding sequence ATGAAAAACAGTTTACTATACATATTATTCTTTTTTACTGTCTCTATAACAAGTGCACAGATTAAAGTAGCCGATAACTTCTTTAAAGATTACGCTTATTACCAGGCTACAGAACTTTATTTAGAGGTTTTAAAAAAAGGAGATACCACAGAGCATGTGCTTACTAGACTTGGTGATTGTTATTATAATAATTCTAACGTACAATTAGCTAGTTATTGGTATAAAAAAGCAATAACTAAATACAAAGATGTAAATCCAGAATATATCTATAAATATATTCAAACCTTACGTAGTTTAAATCAATTTGAAGAATCGAAAAAATGGACTACCGTTTTTAAAGACCGTAAAAAAAATGATAGAAGAGTTAAGGAAGAAGATGTCTTTAGTATTGAAAAATTTGAAGCTTTAGAATCTACAGATCGTGTTTATGTAGACTTTAAAAACCTTGGTATTAATACTAAATACTCAGATTTTGGAAGCTTTGAAAGAGATAATGTTTTATACTTTGCTTCAACAAGAGTTAAAGATTCAATTTTAGACGAAGAAAAAATCTATCAATGGAATAAAGAACCGTTTCTAAATATATATCAATCTGGAATAACCATTGAAGAAGGAACTAAAATAGTTGGTTCACCCACACCTATTGCGTCTAATGAAATTAACACAGATTTTCATGAAAGTTCTGTTGCTATTACTAAAGATGGCAGCACAATGTACTTTACACGAATAAATTTAAACAAAAAAAATAAAGCTAAATACGATAAAGGAGGTACTTCTCAAATTAAATTATTTAGAGCAAAAAAAGTTGATGGAAAATGGAAGAAAATAGAAGAGCTTCCTTTTAATGGAGAAGACTTTTCTACAGGTTCTCCTGCTCTTAGTCCAACAGAAAAGGAACTATATTTTTCTTCAGATCGTGAAGGATCAAGAGGTCTAACAGACATATACAAAGTAAGAATAAATAATGATGAAACCTTTGGTACCCCTATTAACCTAGGCGCAAAAATTAATACAGAAGGAAGAGAAAACTTTCCATTTATTGCAAAAGATTCTACCTTATATTTCTCATCCGATGGACATTTAAATTTAGGTTTGTATGATATTTTTGAAAGTAATTTACTTAAAAAAGACACTTCAGAAGTTTATATAAAAAATTTAGGAGCTCCTTATAATAGTGGTTTCGATGATTTTGCTTTTTTTATTGATACAGAAACTAATACAGGATACTTCTCTTCTAATAGAGAAGGTGGAAAAGGTGGTGACGATATTTATAGTTTTGGTCGTTATGAATGTAATCAAATAATTAAAGGAATTACAAGAGATAAAATTTCTAGCGAACCATTAGCAAAAGTAGTTGTAACTCTTTTAGATGAAAAAGGAAAAGTATTACAAAGAGAAACTTCTAATGAAAAAGGTGAATACGAGTTTAAAGATGTAGGTTGTGATAAAACCTATGTTGTGCTCGGTGAAAAAGTGATATACAGACCTGATCAAAAAGATGTTACTACAACTCAAGAGAGTGGAGAGGAATTTATTGTAGATCTTTATCTTACACCTTTAATTATTGATAGTGAAATTGTTATTAATCCTATTTTCTTCGATTATAACAAATCTGATGTTAGACCTGATGCAGCTTATGAGCTTGAAAATATTGTTGCTGTTATGCGTGAACATCCAAGTATGACTATAATAATAGAATCTCATACAGACAGTCGTGGTCGAGTGGCATATAATGAGAAACTATCTGACAGAAGAGCTAAGTCTACTAGAGACTACTTATTTACAAGAGGAATAGAAGTTAATAGAATACAAAGCGCTATTGGTTATGGTGAAAGTCAATTAATTAACAAATGTAGTGATGGTGTAAAATGTAGTGAAGAAGAACATCAAGAAAATAGGCGTTCTAAATTTATTATAACTGGAGGTTATGTTAAATAG
- a CDS encoding ribonuclease Z: MIIDQEENTSIITQEKATIIELVKKIEALYPKFEKHNIIIKLSSLGKITLQNINEFLRLSKKHRAAKHSFVVVTNAMSADETPDEIIVVPTVKEAFDIIEMEVMERDLGI, from the coding sequence ATGATAATAGATCAAGAGGAAAACACGTCGATAATTACACAGGAAAAAGCTACTATTATAGAATTAGTAAAGAAGATAGAAGCACTTTATCCAAAATTTGAAAAACATAACATTATCATTAAATTATCTTCTTTAGGAAAAATAACTTTACAAAATATTAATGAGTTTTTACGTCTTTCAAAAAAACATCGTGCAGCAAAACATTCGTTTGTAGTGGTTACAAATGCAATGAGTGCAGACGAAACTCCGGATGAAATTATAGTTGTACCAACCGTTAAAGAAGCTTTCGATATTATTGAAATGGAAGTAATGGAACGCGATTTAGGTATTTAA
- the pdxH gene encoding pyridoxamine 5'-phosphate oxidase, translating into MEKDLGNYRRSYEKSELLLKDTPENPIELFRTWFNEIDIHFPEDETNAMTISTIGLNGFPKSRVVLLKKFTFEGFIFYTNYESEKGLAIQNNPKVCLSFFWAGAERQIIIKGKAEKIAKNLSDGYFESRPRGSQLGAIVSKQSSVIEDRDILEAKLIELEKEYEGKEIIRPEFWGGFIVKPVEIEFWQGRPNRLHDRIHYKMDEDYSWIKSRLSP; encoded by the coding sequence ATGGAAAAAGATTTAGGAAATTATAGAAGATCTTATGAGAAAAGTGAATTACTTCTTAAAGACACACCAGAAAACCCAATAGAGTTATTTAGAACTTGGTTTAACGAAATCGATATTCATTTTCCAGAAGATGAAACTAATGCTATGACGATTTCTACAATTGGTTTAAACGGGTTTCCTAAAAGTAGAGTAGTGCTACTTAAAAAATTCACTTTTGAAGGCTTTATTTTTTATACTAATTACGAAAGTGAAAAGGGATTAGCGATACAAAACAATCCAAAAGTATGTTTGTCTTTTTTTTGGGCTGGAGCCGAAAGACAAATAATAATTAAAGGTAAAGCTGAAAAAATCGCTAAAAATTTAAGTGATGGTTATTTTGAATCTCGTCCAAGAGGCAGTCAATTAGGAGCAATAGTATCTAAACAGAGTAGTGTAATAGAAGATCGAGATATTTTAGAAGCTAAACTAATAGAACTTGAAAAAGAGTATGAAGGAAAAGAGATTATTAGACCAGAGTTTTGGGGAGGTTTTATTGTAAAACCAGTTGAAATAGAATTTTGGCAAGGTCGTCCTAACAGATTACATGATCGTATTCATTATAAAATGGATGAAGATTATTCTTGGATTAAATCTAGATTATCACCATAG
- a CDS encoding CAP domain-containing protein encodes MKTTLNLLLLTLFLTFATSCSTDSTDDLKLEDITIPEAKEIEIEIMELINAYRIEQGLNALSNHDLVKSQAYSHSSYMVEENNVSHVNFYSRKSFLVNNAGASVVTENVAFGFKSAQSVVNAWINSVDHRINMEGNYTNFDVSAEKNDQGKWYFTNIFMK; translated from the coding sequence ATGAAAACGACACTTAACCTACTATTATTAACCTTATTTTTAACTTTTGCAACATCTTGTTCTACAGATAGTACAGACGATTTAAAACTTGAAGATATTACTATTCCTGAAGCAAAAGAAATTGAAATAGAAATAATGGAACTTATTAATGCTTATAGAATAGAACAAGGTCTAAATGCATTGTCAAATCATGATTTAGTTAAATCTCAAGCATACAGCCATTCAAGTTATATGGTTGAAGAAAATAATGTTTCACATGTAAACTTTTATTCTAGAAAGTCGTTTTTAGTAAATAATGCAGGAGCTAGTGTTGTAACAGAGAATGTTGCTTTTGGGTTTAAATCTGCACAATCCGTTGTTAATGCTTGGATAAATAGCGTCGACCATAGAATTAATATGGAAGGAAACTATACAAATTTTGATGTGTCGGCAGAAAAAAATGATCAGGGTAAGTGGTACTTTACAAATATATTTATGAAATAA